A region from the Aegilops tauschii subsp. strangulata cultivar AL8/78 chromosome 5, Aet v6.0, whole genome shotgun sequence genome encodes:
- the LOC109769612 gene encoding uncharacterized protein, translating to MSRRRRSSRAPVPRLDVEDLLQDIFLRLPPHPSLLPRLSLVCKHWRSILSDPEFLDRFRRHHQNPPLLGFFAGGNYSRNHVFTPVLDPPDRIPAARFPLPWRNSPCEEWNFVDCRHGLAVLINESRREIVVWDPLTDQQRALAFAQELDDDNGKRYRHAAVLCADPEDGHVHGDCLSSPFKVALISVGRMHASACLYKSESHRWGDIVSTTTRDNICLVRPSILAGNTLCWLVGCVILEFDFEREAVRAIEAPAEVWISYTDYWSLQLLRTEDGSLRLAVLSKQKLSIQLWERKLSYDGVASWELLQKTIPLELLFPWRMCSGHERVLMVGCNEDTSVIVLSTVIGDFLLQIEPTQIRKISKRNYMCRKIFYPYTNFYTALLPILHKQQ from the coding sequence ATGAGCCGCCGGCGCCGTTCCTCGCGGGCGCCTGTGCCCCGGCTGGACGTCGAAGACCTTCTCCAGGACATCTTTCTCCGCCTCCCTCCACATCCATCTTTGCTCCCTCGCCTCTCCCTGGTCTGCAAACACTGGCGTAGCATCCTCTCCGACCCCGAGTTCCTCGACCGCTTCCGTAGACACCACCAGAACCCCCCGCTGCTCGGCTTTTTCGCCGGGGGAAACTACAGCAGGAACCACGTCTTCACCCCCGTCCTCGACCCGCCCGACCGCATCCCCGCCGCGCGCTTCCCGCTGCCATGGCGCAACAGCCCCTGCGAGGAGTGGAACTTCGTCGACTGCCGCCACGGCCTCGCCGTCCTGATCAACGAGTCACGGCGCGAGATCGTCGTGTGGGATCCCCTCACCGACCAACAACGTGCTCTGGCTTTTGCACAAGAACTTGACGACGACAACGGGAAGAGGTACCGGCACGCCGCGGTGCTCTGCGCTGACCCCGAAGATGGGCATGTGCACGGCGATTGCCTCTCGAGCCCATTCAAAGTGGCCCTGATCTCCGTGGGACGCATGCATGCATCCGCTTGCCTCTACAAATCGGAGTCTCACCGATGGGGAGACATTGTCTCGACGACCACTAGAGATAACATTTGTTTGGTAAGACCCAGCATCCTGGCAGGGAACACACTCTGTTGGTTGGTTGGGTGCGTCATCCTTGAGTTTGATTTTGAAAGGGAGGCCGTTCGTGCGATCGAGGCGCCCGCGGAAGTTTGGATCAGCTATACCGACTATTGGTCTCTTCAACTCTTGCGGACCGAGGATGGTAGCCTTAGACTCGCCGTTTTGTCGAAGCAGAAGCTGAGCATTCAATTATGGGAGAGGAAATTGAGCTATGACGGTGTTGCTAGTTGGGAGCTACTGCAGAAAACCATTCCGCTGGAGTTGCTCTTCCCATGGAGAATGTGTAGTGGTCACGAGAGGGTGCTGATGGTGGGGTGTAATGAGGACACAAGCGTGATTGTTCTGTCTACGGTGATCGGTGACTTCTTGCTCCAGATTGAGCCGACGCAAATCAGGAAAATTTCTAAAAGAAACTACATGTGTAGGAAGATTTTCTATCCTTACACAAATTTTTATACTGCCTTGTTGCCTATATTGCACAAGCAACAGTAA